In Streptomyces qaidamensis, one DNA window encodes the following:
- a CDS encoding TetR/AcrR family transcriptional regulator — MATRTDASTRREQILKEAARLFAERGFHGVGVDEIGAAVGISGPGLYRHFAGKDAMLAELLVGISGQLLTGAKRRLTEVDGGGAEQVLDSLIEGHIDFALDDRPLITLHDRELDRLRDSDRKMVRQLQRQYVELWVGVVREVYPGLGEPAARSAVHSVFGLLNSTPHLGRGGSLPGRGATAELLHRMARGAFAAAGV; from the coding sequence ATGGCCACCAGAACCGACGCCTCCACCCGCCGCGAGCAGATCCTCAAGGAGGCCGCGCGGCTGTTCGCCGAGCGGGGCTTCCACGGGGTCGGAGTCGACGAGATAGGTGCCGCGGTCGGGATCAGCGGGCCCGGGCTGTACCGGCACTTCGCGGGCAAGGACGCGATGCTCGCGGAGCTGCTGGTGGGGATCAGCGGGCAGTTGCTGACCGGGGCGAAGCGGAGGCTGACGGAGGTGGACGGGGGTGGGGCGGAGCAGGTGCTCGACTCGCTGATCGAGGGGCATATCGACTTCGCGCTCGATGACCGGCCTCTGATCACCCTGCACGACCGGGAGCTGGATCGCCTGCGGGACAGTGACCGGAAGATGGTGCGGCAGCTGCAGCGGCAGTACGTGGAGCTGTGGGTGGGGGTGGTCCGGGAGGTGTACCCGGGGCTCGGGGAGCCTGCGGCCCGGTCGGCCGTGCACTCGGTGTTCGGGCTGCTGAACTCGACGCCGCATCTGGGCAGGGGCGGGTCGCTCCCCGGGCGGGGGGCTACGGCGGAGCTGCTGCACCGGATGGCCCGGGGGGCGTTCGCGGCGGCGGGGGTCTAG
- a CDS encoding PucR family transcriptional regulator, translated as MPDPAVPPTPPVPLTALLAREDLALRQLAGPPAEAVVIHWVHTSEMADPYPYLLGGELLLSAGVHIPEAAGPATTYFDDYVTRITAAGGAALGFGVAPVHDTVPEALVAACAAHGLPLLEVPPRTTFSGVARAVWQLMAQARLSELRRVTEAQQSLAAAASRPDPVPSVLRRLAQRLGGFAVLYGPEGTEIARAGREPGSEVRGALTRLAEVVRPDGGPGERPVPASATNTVAGSHLASYALGAGHGFVLGVAEPEREAGDHTIASAAAVLLSLLTGEQQSGTGAARSSALVRLLLGAPPEEVAPLLGDGPWTVVHARPDGDDTPEPLAASALGAALGSALVDPAGDVVRVLVPAGRAPAPLPGWTLGVSAAVAPHDWPGADTQAARALARARATRTPLLRHGPRPALADLVPSGEAAAHAHALLAPVAAHPALTETLRTWLSLHGSWDRTAVALSVHRNTVRQRIARCATLLETDLDDPDVRMELWFALRQL; from the coding sequence ATGCCGGATCCGGCGGTCCCGCCCACCCCGCCCGTACCGCTGACGGCGCTGCTGGCCCGCGAGGACCTGGCGCTGCGGCAGCTCGCGGGGCCGCCCGCCGAGGCCGTCGTCATCCACTGGGTGCACACCTCGGAGATGGCGGACCCGTATCCGTACCTCCTGGGCGGGGAACTGCTGCTCTCGGCCGGCGTGCACATCCCGGAGGCGGCGGGCCCGGCGACCACGTACTTCGACGACTACGTCACCCGGATCACGGCGGCCGGCGGCGCCGCCCTCGGCTTCGGGGTGGCGCCGGTGCACGACACGGTGCCGGAGGCCCTGGTCGCGGCCTGCGCGGCGCACGGCCTGCCGCTGCTGGAGGTGCCGCCCCGGACCACCTTCTCCGGTGTGGCCCGCGCGGTCTGGCAGCTGATGGCCCAGGCCCGCCTGTCCGAACTCCGCCGGGTCACCGAGGCCCAGCAGAGCCTGGCCGCCGCCGCGTCCCGCCCCGACCCGGTCCCGTCGGTGCTGCGCCGGCTCGCGCAGCGGCTGGGCGGGTTCGCGGTGCTGTACGGGCCGGAGGGGACGGAGATCGCGCGGGCGGGACGGGAGCCGGGAAGCGAGGTGCGCGGGGCGCTCACGCGGCTGGCGGAGGTCGTACGGCCGGACGGCGGCCCGGGTGAACGCCCCGTCCCCGCCTCCGCGACCAACACGGTCGCAGGCAGCCACCTCGCCTCCTACGCCCTCGGCGCCGGGCACGGTTTCGTGCTCGGTGTGGCCGAGCCCGAACGGGAGGCCGGGGACCACACCATCGCCTCCGCGGCCGCCGTCCTGCTGTCGCTGCTCACCGGCGAGCAGCAGAGCGGCACCGGTGCGGCCCGTTCCTCCGCGCTGGTGCGGCTGCTGCTGGGCGCGCCGCCCGAGGAGGTCGCGCCGCTGCTCGGCGACGGGCCGTGGACCGTCGTCCACGCCCGCCCCGACGGCGACGACACCCCCGAGCCCCTCGCGGCCTCAGCCCTGGGCGCCGCGCTCGGCTCCGCCCTGGTCGACCCGGCGGGTGACGTCGTACGCGTCCTGGTCCCGGCCGGCCGGGCACCGGCGCCGCTGCCCGGCTGGACCCTGGGCGTCAGCGCCGCCGTCGCCCCGCACGACTGGCCCGGCGCCGACACCCAGGCCGCCCGCGCCCTGGCCCGGGCCCGCGCCACCCGGACCCCGCTGCTCCGGCACGGCCCGCGTCCCGCCCTGGCCGACCTCGTCCCGTCCGGCGAGGCGGCGGCCCACGCCCACGCCCTCCTCGCCCCCGTCGCGGCCCACCCCGCGCTGACCGAGACCCTGCGCACCTGGCTCTCCCTGCACGGCAGCTGGGACCGCACGGCCGTCGCCCTGTCCGTGCACCGCAACACCGTGCGGCAGCGCATCGCCCGCTGCGCGACGCTGCTGGAGACGGACCTGGACGACCCGGACGTGCGGATGGAACTGTGGTTCGCGCTGCGGCAGCTCTGA
- the speB gene encoding agmatinase — protein MSSNETPRGPVDSSRVPRYAGPATFARLPRLDEVGRADVAVVGVPFDSGVSYRPGARFGGNAIREASRLLRPYNPAQDASPFALAQVADGGDIAVNPFNINEAVETVEAAADDLLGTGARLMTLGGDHTIALPLLRSVAKKHGPVALLHFDAHLDTWDTYFGAEYTHGTPFRRAVEEGILDTSALSHVGTRGPLYGKQDLTDDEKMGFGIVTSADVYRRGADEVADQLRQRIGDRPLYISIDIDCLDPAHAPGTGTPEAGGMTSRELLEILRGLASCNLVSADVVEVAPAYDHAEITSVAASHTAYELTTIMSRQIAAARKDSEAK, from the coding sequence ATGAGCAGCAACGAGACTCCGCGCGGGCCCGTCGACTCCTCCCGCGTTCCCCGGTACGCGGGCCCGGCGACCTTCGCCCGGCTGCCCCGGCTGGACGAGGTCGGCCGGGCCGATGTCGCCGTCGTGGGCGTGCCGTTCGACTCGGGCGTCTCGTACCGGCCGGGCGCCCGCTTCGGCGGCAACGCCATCCGCGAGGCGTCCCGGCTGCTGCGCCCGTACAACCCGGCGCAGGACGCCTCCCCGTTCGCCCTCGCCCAGGTGGCGGACGGCGGCGACATCGCCGTGAACCCGTTCAACATCAACGAGGCCGTCGAGACCGTCGAGGCCGCCGCGGACGACCTGCTCGGCACCGGCGCCCGCCTGATGACCCTCGGCGGCGACCACACCATCGCGCTGCCCCTGCTGCGCTCGGTGGCGAAGAAGCACGGCCCGGTGGCCCTGCTGCACTTCGACGCCCACCTCGACACCTGGGACACCTACTTCGGCGCCGAGTACACCCACGGCACCCCGTTCCGACGCGCGGTCGAGGAGGGCATCCTCGACACCTCCGCCCTGTCCCACGTCGGCACCCGCGGCCCGCTCTACGGCAAGCAGGACCTCACCGACGACGAGAAGATGGGCTTCGGCATCGTCACCTCGGCCGACGTCTACCGGCGCGGTGCCGACGAGGTCGCCGACCAGCTCCGCCAGCGCATCGGCGACCGCCCGCTGTACATCTCCATCGACATCGACTGCCTCGACCCGGCCCACGCCCCCGGCACCGGCACCCCCGAGGCCGGCGGCATGACCTCCCGCGAATTGCTGGAGATCCTGCGCGGCCTGGCATCCTGCAACCTGGTGTCGGCCGATGTCGTCGAGGTGGCCCCCGCGTACGACCACGCGGAGATCACGTCGGTGGCGGCCTCCCACACCGCCTACGAACTGACCACGATCATGTCGCGCCAGATCGCCGCGGCCCGGAAGGACTCGGAAGCGAAGTGA
- a CDS encoding hydroxymethylglutaryl-CoA lyase: MTVPGLPMAVPSRDLPTRVRIHEVGARDGLQNEKATVPTEVKAEFIRRLADAGLTTIEATSFVHPKWVPQLADAEQLFPLVSDLPVALPVLVPNERGLDRALGLGARRVAVFASATESFAKANLNRTVDEALAMFEPVVSRAKAASVHVRGYLSMCFGDPWEGAVPIPQVVKVCRALLDMGCDELSLGDTIGVATPGHVVALLAALDEAGVPPTALGVHFHDTYGQALANTLAALQQGVTTVDASAGGLGGCPYAKSATGNLATEDLVWMLRGLGIDTGIDLGRLVATSTWMAAQLGRPSPSRTVRALSHEDSEEH; encoded by the coding sequence ATGACAGTCCCAGGGCTCCCGATGGCCGTCCCGAGCAGGGATCTGCCGACCCGTGTCCGCATCCACGAGGTCGGTGCGCGCGACGGCCTGCAGAACGAGAAGGCGACGGTTCCCACGGAGGTCAAGGCGGAGTTCATCCGCCGCCTGGCCGACGCGGGCCTGACGACGATCGAGGCCACGAGCTTCGTCCACCCCAAGTGGGTCCCCCAACTGGCGGACGCGGAGCAGTTGTTCCCTCTCGTCAGCGACCTCCCGGTGGCGCTCCCGGTGCTCGTCCCGAACGAGCGCGGCCTGGACCGCGCCCTGGGGCTGGGCGCCCGGCGGGTGGCGGTCTTCGCCAGCGCGACGGAGTCCTTCGCCAAGGCCAACCTCAACCGCACGGTGGACGAGGCCCTGGCCATGTTCGAGCCGGTGGTGAGCCGCGCGAAGGCCGCATCGGTCCACGTCCGCGGCTACCTCTCGATGTGCTTCGGCGACCCGTGGGAGGGCGCGGTCCCGATCCCCCAGGTGGTGAAGGTCTGCCGGGCCCTGCTGGACATGGGCTGCGACGAACTGAGCCTGGGCGACACGATCGGCGTGGCGACCCCGGGCCATGTGGTGGCGCTCCTGGCGGCCCTGGACGAGGCGGGCGTCCCGCCCACCGCCCTCGGCGTGCACTTCCACGACACCTACGGCCAGGCCCTCGCCAACACACTCGCGGCGCTCCAGCAGGGCGTCACCACGGTCGACGCCTCGGCGGGCGGCCTGGGCGGCTGCCCGTACGCGAAGTCGGCGACCGGAAACCTCGCCACCGAAGACCTCGTGTGGATGCTGCGGGGCCTCGGCATCGACACCGGAATCGACCTCGGCCGTCTCGTCGCCACGAGCACCTGGATGGCCGCCCAACTGGGCCGCCCGAGCCCGTCCCGCACCGTCCGAGCCCTGTCCCACGAGGACAGCGAGGAGCACTGA
- a CDS encoding acyl-CoA dehydrogenase family protein, with the protein MRRTVFNEDHEAFRETLRAFIEAEVVPVYDEWFAAGQAPRDFYYKLGELGIFGINVPEEFGGAGLDSHKFEAVLYEETARAGVAFGGSGVHVLLALPYIKMLATDEQKKRFLPKFVSGEEMWAIAMTEPGTGSDLAGMKSTAKLSEDGTHYVLNGAKTFITGGVHADRMIVCARTSAPTAEDRRHGISLFAVDTKSEGYSVGRKLDKLGLKTSDTAELAFVDVKVPVEDLLGEENKGFYYLGHNLASERWGIAFGAYAQAKAAIRFAKQYVQDRTVFGKTVASFQNTKFELAACQAELDAAEAVADRATEALDAGELTPAEAASAKLFCTEVAHRVIDRCLQLHGGYGFMNEYPIARLYADNRVNRIYGGTSEIMKSIIAKDMGL; encoded by the coding sequence GTGCGCCGTACGGTGTTCAACGAGGATCACGAGGCGTTCCGGGAGACCCTTCGCGCCTTCATCGAGGCCGAGGTCGTACCCGTGTACGACGAGTGGTTCGCGGCGGGCCAGGCGCCCCGCGACTTCTACTACAAGCTCGGTGAGCTGGGCATCTTCGGCATCAACGTCCCCGAGGAGTTCGGCGGCGCGGGCCTGGACAGCCACAAGTTCGAGGCCGTCCTCTATGAGGAGACCGCTCGCGCGGGCGTCGCCTTCGGCGGCTCCGGCGTGCACGTGCTGCTCGCCCTGCCGTACATCAAGATGCTCGCCACCGACGAGCAGAAGAAGCGCTTCCTCCCGAAGTTCGTCAGCGGCGAGGAGATGTGGGCCATCGCGATGACGGAGCCGGGCACCGGTTCCGACCTCGCGGGCATGAAGTCCACCGCCAAGCTCAGCGAGGACGGCACCCACTACGTCCTCAACGGCGCCAAGACCTTCATCACCGGCGGCGTGCACGCCGACCGCATGATCGTCTGCGCCCGCACCTCCGCCCCGACCGCCGAGGACCGCCGCCACGGCATCTCCCTCTTCGCCGTCGACACCAAGTCCGAGGGCTACTCCGTCGGCCGCAAGCTCGACAAGCTCGGCCTGAAGACCTCCGACACCGCCGAGCTGGCGTTCGTCGACGTCAAGGTGCCCGTCGAGGACCTCCTCGGCGAGGAGAACAAGGGCTTCTACTACCTCGGCCACAACCTGGCCTCCGAGCGCTGGGGCATCGCCTTCGGCGCCTACGCCCAGGCCAAGGCCGCCATCCGGTTCGCCAAGCAGTACGTCCAGGACCGCACCGTCTTCGGCAAGACGGTCGCGTCCTTCCAGAACACCAAGTTCGAGCTGGCCGCCTGCCAGGCCGAGTTGGACGCCGCCGAGGCCGTCGCCGACCGCGCCACCGAGGCCCTGGACGCCGGCGAGCTCACCCCCGCCGAGGCCGCCTCCGCGAAGCTGTTCTGCACCGAGGTCGCCCACCGCGTCATCGACCGCTGCCTCCAGCTGCACGGCGGCTACGGCTTCATGAACGAGTACCCCATCGCCCGCCTGTACGCGGACAACCGCGTCAACCGCATCTACGGCGGCACGAGCGAGATCATGAAGTCGATCATCGCCAAGGACATGGGCCTGTAA
- a CDS encoding acyl-CoA thioesterase: MSQALQDLLDLLDLEPIEENIFRGQSRSAVVPRVFGGQVAAQALVAAGRTVPADRPPHSLHAYFLRMGDPGAPIVYDVERIRDGRSFTTRRVVAVQHGRPIFSLSASFQEHEEGMDHQTPMPPAPDPAALPTSQERFRGYGHLDPKVVEHFLAAREAIDLRYVEEPPYGRFGQPREPHSQVWFRTNGKLDGPVDDALLHIVLATYVSDMTLLDSVLLAHGRGGWAVGDVVGASLDHAMWFHRPFRADEWLLYDQESPSASGGRGLGQARIYTQDGRLAVSVIQEGVVRVPR; this comes from the coding sequence ATGAGCCAGGCACTCCAGGATCTCCTCGATCTGCTCGACCTCGAGCCGATCGAGGAGAACATCTTCCGCGGCCAGTCCCGGTCCGCCGTGGTCCCCCGGGTCTTCGGTGGCCAGGTCGCGGCCCAGGCGCTGGTCGCCGCCGGACGGACCGTCCCGGCGGACCGGCCGCCCCACTCGCTCCACGCGTACTTCCTGCGCATGGGCGACCCCGGCGCGCCCATCGTCTACGACGTCGAGCGCATCCGCGACGGCCGCTCCTTCACCACCCGCCGGGTGGTCGCGGTCCAGCACGGCCGGCCGATCTTCTCGCTGTCCGCGTCCTTCCAGGAGCACGAGGAGGGCATGGACCACCAGACGCCCATGCCGCCCGCCCCGGACCCGGCGGCGCTGCCCACCTCGCAAGAGCGCTTCCGCGGCTACGGCCACCTCGACCCCAAGGTCGTCGAGCACTTCCTCGCCGCCCGTGAGGCCATCGACCTGCGCTACGTCGAGGAGCCGCCCTACGGGCGGTTCGGACAGCCTCGCGAGCCGCACTCCCAGGTGTGGTTCCGCACCAACGGCAAGCTCGACGGGCCCGTCGACGATGCCCTGCTGCACATCGTCCTCGCCACCTACGTCTCCGACATGACCCTGCTCGACTCGGTCCTGCTCGCGCACGGCCGCGGCGGCTGGGCGGTCGGCGACGTCGTCGGGGCCTCCCTGGACCACGCCATGTGGTTCCACCGGCCCTTCCGCGCCGACGAATGGCTGCTGTACGACCAGGAGTCCCCCTCGGCGTCCGGCGGCCGCGGCCTCGGCCAGGCCCGCATCTACACCCAGGACGGCCGGCTCGCCGTGTCGGTCATCCAGGAGGGCGTGGTGCGCGTTCCCCGCTGA
- a CDS encoding acetyl/propionyl/methylcrotonyl-CoA carboxylase subunit alpha: MFETVLVANRGEIAVRVIRTLRSMGVRSVAVFSDADADARHVREADTAVRIGPAPASMSYLSVERLLEAAARTGAQAVHPGYGFLAENAAFARACAEAGLVFIGPPADAIALMGDKIRAKETVQEAGVPVVPGGRDPDLAEAARELGAPVLLKPSAGGGGKGMRLVRDLTRLEDEIASARREARASFGDDTLLVERWIDRPRHIEIQVLADGHGNVVHLGERECSLQRRHQKIIEEAPSVLLDEETRSAMGEAAVQAARSCGYRGAGTVEFIVPGTDPSSYYFMEMNTRLQVEHPVTELITGLDLVEWQLRVAAGEPLGFSQQDVRLTGHAVEARICAEDPARGFLPSGGTVLRLREPQGDGVRTDSGLTEGTEVGSLYDPMLSKVIAYGPDRATALRKLRAALAETVTLGVQTNAGFLRRLLAHPAVVSGDMDTGLVEREVEDLVPTDVPEEVYEAAAAVRVEALRPEPGGWTDPFSVPSGWRLGGVAKPPVFPLRVQEPLEYTPRGTATVTDDRVAVTLDGVRHTFHRAADWLGRDGDAWHVRDHDPVAASLTRAAHGGADSLTAPMPGTVTVVKVAVGDEVSAGQSLLVVEAMKMEHVISAPHAGKVTELDVAPGTTVAMDQVLAVIAPHEEAAQ, encoded by the coding sequence ATGTTCGAGACAGTACTGGTGGCCAACCGCGGCGAGATCGCCGTACGGGTGATCCGTACGCTGCGGTCGATGGGCGTGCGCTCGGTGGCCGTCTTCTCCGACGCGGACGCCGACGCCCGGCACGTCCGCGAGGCGGACACGGCGGTGCGGATCGGCCCGGCCCCCGCGTCGATGAGCTACCTGTCGGTGGAGCGCCTGCTGGAGGCGGCGGCCCGCACGGGCGCCCAGGCCGTCCACCCCGGCTACGGCTTCCTCGCCGAGAACGCCGCCTTCGCGCGCGCCTGCGCCGAGGCGGGCCTGGTCTTCATCGGCCCTCCGGCGGACGCGATCGCGCTGATGGGCGACAAGATCCGCGCCAAGGAGACGGTCCAGGAGGCCGGGGTGCCGGTGGTGCCGGGCGGGCGTGACCCGGACCTGGCGGAGGCGGCCCGCGAGCTGGGCGCGCCCGTGCTGCTCAAGCCCAGCGCGGGCGGTGGCGGCAAGGGCATGCGCCTGGTGCGGGACCTGACGCGGCTGGAGGACGAGATCGCGTCGGCCCGCCGCGAGGCCCGTGCCTCCTTCGGCGACGACACGCTCCTCGTCGAGCGCTGGATCGACCGCCCCCGCCACATCGAGATCCAGGTCCTGGCCGACGGCCATGGGAACGTGGTCCACCTCGGGGAGCGCGAGTGCTCCCTCCAGCGCCGCCACCAGAAGATCATCGAGGAGGCGCCGAGCGTGCTCCTCGACGAGGAGACGCGCTCCGCGATGGGCGAGGCGGCGGTCCAGGCGGCCCGCTCCTGCGGCTACCGGGGCGCGGGCACGGTGGAGTTCATCGTCCCCGGCACCGACCCGTCGTCGTACTACTTCATGGAGATGAACACCCGCCTCCAGGTGGAGCACCCGGTCACGGAGCTGATCACGGGCCTGGACCTGGTCGAGTGGCAGCTGCGGGTCGCGGCCGGGGAGCCCCTCGGCTTCAGCCAGCAGGACGTACGGCTGACCGGTCACGCCGTGGAGGCCCGCATCTGCGCCGAGGACCCGGCGCGCGGCTTCCTCCCCTCCGGCGGCACGGTGCTGAGACTGCGTGAGCCGCAGGGCGACGGCGTCCGTACCGACTCGGGCCTCACCGAGGGCACGGAGGTCGGCAGCCTCTACGACCCGATGCTCTCCAAGGTCATCGCGTACGGCCCCGACCGCGCGACCGCCCTGCGCAAGCTCCGGGCGGCCCTGGCGGAGACGGTCACGCTCGGCGTCCAGACGAACGCCGGTTTCCTGCGCCGCCTGCTCGCCCACCCGGCGGTCGTCTCCGGCGACATGGACACGGGCCTGGTGGAGCGCGAGGTGGAGGACCTGGTCCCCACGGACGTACCGGAGGAGGTGTACGAGGCGGCGGCGGCCGTACGGGTGGAGGCCCTGCGGCCGGAGCCGGGCGGCTGGACGGACCCGTTCTCGGTGCCGAGCGGCTGGCGTCTGGGCGGCGTAGCGAAGCCGCCGGTCTTCCCCCTGCGGGTGCAGGAGCCCCTGGAGTACACCCCGCGCGGCACGGCCACGGTCACCGACGACCGGGTTGCGGTCACCCTGGACGGCGTCCGCCACACGTTCCACCGCGCCGCCGACTGGCTCGGCCGCGACGGCGACGCCTGGCACGTGCGCGACCACGACCCGGTCGCCGCGTCCCTCACCCGCGCCGCCCACGGGGGCGCCGACTCGCTGACCGCGCCGATGCCCGGCACGGTGACGGTGGTGAAGGTCGCCGTCGGCGACGAGGTGAGCGCCGGTCAGAGCCTGCTGGTGGTGGAGGCGATGAAGATGGAGCACGTCATCTCCGCGCCGCACGCGGGCAAGGTCACCGAGCTGGACGTGGCACCGGGCACCACGGTCGCCATGGACCAGGTGCTGGCGGTCATCGCACCGCACGAGGAGGCGGCGCAATGA
- a CDS encoding phosphatase, whose protein sequence is MPISGTPSRAELVEHLVRTRIAGDVATPRENNLSHYRKLANSDRHYWLGLELGDRWSDEQDVLAVMAERVGVNDDPEYRYGQDTIDPELTVDGLERMAGRLRKAADGQQRVLFATGHPGGLLDVHRATAAALRAAGCEIVVIPDGLTTEEGYVMQFADVAVLEHGATLWHTHSGEPMKAILTALERGGRPLPDLVVADHGWAGYAGQHGVDSVGYADCNDPALFIAEAEGTVQVTVPLDDHVISPRHYDPMTAYLLSAAGLD, encoded by the coding sequence ATGCCGATATCCGGGACACCCAGCCGCGCCGAACTCGTCGAACACCTCGTCAGGACGCGCATCGCGGGCGACGTCGCCACCCCCCGCGAGAACAACCTCTCCCACTACCGCAAGCTGGCGAACAGCGACCGCCACTACTGGCTCGGGCTGGAACTCGGCGACCGCTGGAGCGACGAGCAGGACGTCCTCGCGGTGATGGCGGAGCGGGTCGGCGTGAACGACGACCCCGAATACCGGTACGGCCAGGACACCATCGACCCGGAGCTGACCGTCGACGGTCTGGAGCGGATGGCCGGGCGGCTGCGCAAGGCGGCGGACGGGCAGCAGCGCGTCCTCTTCGCCACCGGCCACCCCGGCGGCCTGCTCGACGTGCACCGCGCGACCGCGGCGGCGCTGCGCGCGGCCGGCTGCGAGATCGTCGTCATCCCGGACGGGCTGACGACGGAGGAGGGCTACGTCATGCAGTTCGCGGACGTGGCGGTGCTGGAGCACGGCGCCACCCTGTGGCACACCCACTCGGGCGAGCCGATGAAGGCGATCCTGACGGCCCTGGAGCGCGGGGGCCGCCCGCTGCCCGACCTGGTGGTCGCCGACCACGGCTGGGCGGGCTACGCGGGGCAGCACGGCGTGGACTCCGTCGGCTACGCCGACTGCAACGACCCGGCCCTGTTCATCGCCGAGGCCGAGGGCACGGTGCAGGTGACGGTCCCCCTCGACGACCACGTGATCAGCCCCCGCCACTACGACCCGATGACGGCGTACCTGCTGTCGGCGGCCGGGCTGGACTGA
- a CDS encoding carboxyl transferase domain-containing protein, which produces MHEAPELTSAADPASEAFRANEEAHHTLVEELRSKLAAAAQGGGEKARARHTARGKLLPRDRVDTLLDPGSPFLELAPLAADGMYEGQAPAAGVIAGIGRVSGRETVVIANDATVKGGTYYPMTVKKHLRAQEVALDNRLPCVYLVDSGGAFLPMQDEVFPDRDHFGRIFYNQARMSGAGIPQIAAVLGSCTAGGAYVPAMSDEAVIVRNQGTIFLGGPPLVKAATGEVVTAEELGGGEVHSRVSGVTDHLAENDAHALRIVRTIVSTLPARQALPWEVTEATEPKVDPHGLYGAVPVDSRTPYDVREIIARVVDGSRFAEFKSEFGQTLVTGFARIHGHPVGIVANNGILFSESAQKGAHFIELCDQRGIPLVFLQNISGFMVGKDYEAGGIAKHGAKMVTAVACTRVPKLTVVVGGSYGAGNYSMCGRAYSPRFLWMWPNAKISVMGGEQAASVLATVKRDQLEGRGESWPAEDEDAFKAPIRAQYERQGNAYYATARLWDDGVIDPLDTRQVLGLALTACANAPLGDPQFGVFRM; this is translated from the coding sequence ATGCACGAGGCACCGGAGCTCACGAGCGCGGCAGACCCCGCGTCGGAGGCCTTTCGGGCCAACGAGGAGGCGCACCACACCCTCGTCGAGGAGCTGCGCTCCAAGCTCGCCGCCGCCGCACAGGGCGGCGGCGAGAAGGCCCGCGCCCGCCACACCGCGCGCGGCAAGCTGCTCCCCCGCGACCGCGTGGACACCCTCCTCGACCCGGGCTCGCCGTTCCTGGAGCTGGCCCCGCTCGCGGCCGACGGGATGTACGAGGGGCAGGCCCCCGCCGCCGGCGTCATCGCCGGCATCGGCCGGGTCAGCGGCCGCGAGACGGTGGTCATCGCCAACGACGCCACGGTCAAGGGCGGCACGTATTACCCGATGACGGTCAAGAAGCACCTCCGCGCCCAGGAGGTCGCCCTCGACAATCGCCTCCCCTGTGTCTACCTGGTGGACTCCGGCGGCGCCTTCCTCCCCATGCAGGACGAGGTCTTCCCGGACCGCGACCACTTCGGCCGCATCTTCTACAACCAGGCCCGCATGTCCGGCGCCGGCATCCCCCAGATCGCCGCCGTCCTGGGCTCCTGCACGGCGGGCGGGGCGTACGTCCCGGCGATGAGCGACGAGGCGGTGATCGTCCGCAACCAGGGCACGATCTTCCTCGGCGGCCCGCCCCTGGTGAAGGCGGCCACGGGCGAGGTGGTCACGGCTGAGGAACTCGGCGGCGGCGAGGTCCACTCCCGCGTCTCCGGCGTCACCGACCACCTCGCGGAGAACGACGCGCACGCCCTGCGCATCGTCCGCACGATCGTCTCCACCCTCCCCGCGCGCCAGGCGCTCCCCTGGGAGGTCACGGAGGCGACGGAACCCAAGGTCGACCCGCACGGTCTCTACGGCGCGGTCCCGGTCGACTCCCGCACCCCCTACGACGTGCGCGAGATCATCGCCCGGGTCGTCGACGGCTCCCGCTTCGCCGAATTCAAGTCCGAGTTCGGCCAGACCCTGGTCACGGGCTTCGCCCGGATCCACGGGCATCCGGTGGGCATCGTCGCCAACAACGGCATCCTGTTCTCCGAGTCGGCCCAGAAGGGCGCCCACTTCATCGAGCTGTGCGACCAGCGCGGCATCCCCCTCGTCTTCCTCCAGAACATCTCCGGCTTCATGGTCGGCAAGGACTACGAGGCGGGCGGCATCGCCAAGCACGGCGCCAAGATGGTCACGGCGGTGGCCTGCACCCGCGTACCGAAGCTGACGGTCGTGGTCGGCGGCTCGTACGGCGCGGGCAATTACTCCATGTGCGGCAGGGCGTACTCCCCCCGCTTCCTGTGGATGTGGCCGAACGCCAAGATCTCGGTCATGGGCGGCGAGCAGGCCGCCTCGGTCCTCGCGACCGTCAAGCGGGACCAGCTGGAGGGCCGCGGCGAGTCCTGGCCCGCGGAGGACGAGGACGCCTTCAAGGCCCCGATCCGCGCCCAGTACGAGCGCCAGGGCAACGCCTACTACGCGACGGCCCGCCTGTGGGACGACGGTGTGATCGACCCGCTGGACACCCGTCAGGTCCTGGGCCTGGCCCTGACCGCGTGCGCCAACGCGCCCCTGGGTGACCCCCAGTTCGGCGTCTTCCGGATGTGA